The Lycium ferocissimum isolate CSIRO_LF1 chromosome 8, AGI_CSIRO_Lferr_CH_V1, whole genome shotgun sequence DNA segment TCACTAACCTCCTCATGAGTAAATTGCTTATGAAAGAAATTAACAGCTTCACCAGCAACTCTATCAGCATCCTCTAGCCAATTTCCAGAAGCATCCTGAATCCTCTTAATCTGGATTCTTTTCCTTCTCCCTTTTACTAGACTATGGAAATATCTTGTGTTTTTATCACCATCTGAGAAACAGATCCCGTCTGACTTTTTGCCTCCGAGAATTCTTCCTCATAGTGAAGATACGAGTTTAAGTTACGCTTGGGCCCTTTGCATGACCattctattttcttcaaatGGGTTCTCCTCAAACAAGTGCTCTTTAATCTTAACTATATTCTCTCTGATGACTAGTTGTTTAAAAATGTCCCCAAAAGTAGCCTTACTCCATGTACTTAAAGCAACTTTCAGTTTCTTCATCTTGAgtttaaaggaaagaaaaacatCATCAGATAAGTCTGCTTCCCATTGCTGCctaataaaatcaagaaaagtatCATGCTCCACCCAGAATTTGAGAAATCTAAATGGTTTGATAAAATTCTCCACTTGTTCTTCACAAGATATAAGTAATGGTGTATGATCAGAACCAGTCCTTGACAAATGTTCCATTTCAAGCTGTCCAAACCAACTCTGGAATGTATCATTATGCACAACTCTATCCAACCTCTTAAAAATACAGTCATTAGAAGCcctaccattccaccaagtgaaaGGACTCCCTTTGAAAGGCATCTCATGCAGCTCACAAGAATTCAGACAAAAGGTAAAATCTTCATATTCTTGTGGAAAAACTGGTAAACCTCctattttctcttcttcattCAGTATAACATTGAAATCTCCACCAATCAGCCAAGGAGATGTCATGTTACCAGACAAGAAGTATAAACTATCCCATAACTGCAATCTCTCCACTTTTGAACATTTAGCATAGACCATTGTAACCACCATATCTCTATTCCATTCTTGAAACTTCAGCTTTACAGTAATGGATTGTTCAGTATCCAAAAGTAACTCAACCTCTACATTATGTTGAACAAAAAACCAAATTTTACCATTACAGTTGAAATTAGCATAAGGCATTCCAATTCTCCTTCTATATTTTTGAATCTCTGCCTCTCGATCTTTGAAAAGGTTCCATCAGAGCCACCAAAAAGAACTTGTGATGCCTATTTAACATTTGAACTCTATGAAATGCTTGTTGTGACTTCACTGATCTTATGTTCCAAAATAAGGATTTGACAATCATTTAACAGATTTCTTAGAGTTATTCCTTGTTGAGTACCTCACTGTTTGTGGAACATCCGCAGAATTtagctttcttccttttcttggccCTTTGATTTGTGATTTTGGAGATAAACACCTTCTATGCACATCTGTTGAAGATTCATGTCAATAGCAGCACCATCATCATCTTCTGTCTTATTTTTAACCaaagtcaacttttctttttcatcctGTAGATTATGAGAAACTACATCATGCAAAGCCCTATTAGGTGACATCCTTACAGTAACTTTTAGAGGCTGAGCATCCTTCACATCAGGAATAATAGACAAAgctaaattcttttcttctgcATCTGCACCTTTTTCAGGATAATAACCAACCAACTGCAAGTTACTACTAGAATTGTCTACTTCCTCATTAGAAATCTCTTCAGTCTCCCTATCTGCATCAACCTGTATGCTCATATCACCATCACTGTCATCATTCATGCTTACATTTGTTAATAAACCTTGAGAGACCTGTTCTTTGTCCAAAGAAGATTCCATTTTGCTATCATTCTCAAGCATGTTATCAGAATCAACACTCTTGTTATCAGGAATCATCTCTGATCCCATGACAACATCCTCTTCTTTATCTAGGACCTTACCTTGATCTATTTCCTTTTGTTCACCTTGGGTTGAATCAGCATGATCATCCATAACTTTCAAAGTATCAGTTACACTTTTTGGCTTAGCCTCCAGATCATAAGATTGCATGTCTTTTCTTTGCACCAACACCTGAAGAGAATTGACTATATCTTCATGCCTTTCAACACTGATAAGCTCCACTTCTGCACTTTTATCATAGTCATTTGAGACCATTTGACTTTGTGAATCCTCAAACTTGTTCTGCACTTTAACATTTGATTTCTTTTCTGAATCCTCCTTCATTAATAAATTTTGATTCTGATCACCAAGCCTTCTTTGCTCTTCAGAGATAATTAACACCTGCTCCTGGTCTTCATCTGTATTGTTATTTACCACTTCTACATCAAGATCATCTCCATTATTCTGGTTTTGTAACACCTCAAACTTGTTTTGAACCATCACCTTTGTATCTTTAATCTCAGTTGGGGTGATCTGTGACAACTTTGACTGTAAGTTATCCTGTTTAGCACTCGAGAAATCCCTATTATCTTTAACAACATTCCAATTCCCAGGATCACCAAGTAGTTTCCCACTGGCCAATCTCCTAGCATTAAATCTCCTCCTATTCTGAAAAAAATGATTCCTTTGATGATGTGCATCAACTGATTTACCAGTTGTTACCCCATCATGTTTCACCTCATCAATCACAATAGCCTTCCCTTTGTTAACAGACTCATTTTCCACTTTCTCAGGCTCATTCACTACATGTTCATCTTCCTTCTCCTTGTCCTCCTCAAATATTGCTAGTTCTGGATGAAGTCTCCTGCATTCAGCCTCATTATGCCCTTGTAACTTGCATGCTTTACAATATTTTGGAAGATAATCATActgtatcttcactttttcaACTCTAACCTCCTTAGAGTCCTCATATTCAATttccatattaacaaaatcaggTAGATCTGCCAGTAGGTCTATAAGCACTTTGACTTTTGCACAACTTGGCCTTGTGCGATTAACAGTGGCAAGATCCACGTGAAGAGGTATACCAACAGCAGATGCCAGTGAAAATAATGCCTCCTTGACAAAGAAAGTAGGCAACAAGTATGGAAAAGAGATCCAAGAAATAACCTTTGATGTTTCTTGATCAACTTTAAACTTAGAATCATATATCAATGGTCTCATTTGGTATGAGTATCCATCTCTAGATTGTAAGTAATACACACCTTTTGAACAAAGATTAACAAAGTCCTCCTTTGTTGAAAGTCTAATAAGCACATGTCTATCACGAAACAAGCCAATGGTGCACTTCCCTTTCATCCCACATTGAGCAGGATGATAGATCTTAGTTCCTCCAA contains these protein-coding regions:
- the LOC132065996 gene encoding uncharacterized protein LOC132065996; this translates as MPYANFNCNGKIWFFVQHNVEVELLLDTEQSITVKLKFQEWNRDMVVTMVYAKCSKVERLQLWDSLYFLSGNMTSPWLIGGDFNVILNEEEKIGGLPVFPQEYEDFTFCLNSCELHEMPFKGSPFTWWNGRASNDCIFKRLDRVVHNDTFQSWFGQLEMEHLSRTGSDHTPLLISCEEQVENFIKPFRFLKFWVEHDTFLDFIRQQWEADLSDDVFLSFKLKMKKLKVALSTWSKATFGDIFKQLVIRENIVKIKEHLFEENPFEENRMVMQRAQALVKGRRKRIQIKRIQDASGNWLEDADRVAGEAVNFFHKQFTHEEVSEDSPILNRIPELIRDEDNMLLAEQPTMEKVQKAVFELNGDSTCGPDGFSGIFYQKCWEVIKADVFSVVKAFFEGQTLPKSITHTNLVLLPKKNVVESFSDMRPISLSNFINKVISRVVHDRLDKLPTRVISPNQSGFVKGRNIIENVLLTQEIVTDIRKRGKPANVIIKLDMTKAYDRVSWLYLCKVMKKMGFSGAFIDLIWRLLANN